In Gemmata obscuriglobus, a single genomic region encodes these proteins:
- a CDS encoding sugar phosphate isomerase/epimerase family protein, with the protein MPFDAKKRGPAERVEMLQKLGFKRYAYDWRTEHLPTFDEEVALLKKAGIELTAVWFPANLGTDAQKLLAVLKKHDIKTQLWITMGDPGGTDQAAKVENAAKVLRPVAEAAAKQGCTVGLYNHGGWFGEPENQIVVIELLKLKNVGIVYNQHHGHDHFDRFPKLLEAMKPHLLALNLNGSVKGGDRAGKKIVPLAGGELDLQLLAVIAKSGYAGPIGILGHTSDDAAERLADNLDGLKWLVPQLGGKEPADKPKYRTWK; encoded by the coding sequence GTGCCATTTGATGCCAAGAAGCGAGGCCCGGCCGAGCGCGTCGAGATGCTTCAGAAGCTCGGGTTCAAGCGGTACGCATACGACTGGCGCACCGAACACCTCCCGACGTTTGACGAAGAGGTCGCGTTGCTCAAGAAGGCCGGCATCGAGCTGACGGCTGTGTGGTTTCCGGCGAATCTTGGCACGGACGCTCAGAAGCTCTTGGCAGTGCTCAAGAAGCACGACATCAAGACGCAACTCTGGATCACGATGGGCGACCCAGGTGGGACGGATCAGGCTGCAAAGGTCGAAAACGCTGCCAAAGTGCTGCGACCTGTTGCGGAAGCTGCTGCGAAGCAAGGCTGCACCGTCGGGCTGTACAACCACGGTGGGTGGTTTGGCGAGCCCGAAAATCAGATCGTGGTTATCGAGTTGCTGAAGCTGAAGAACGTCGGGATCGTGTACAACCAGCACCACGGCCACGACCACTTCGACCGATTCCCCAAGTTGCTCGAAGCGATGAAACCGCATCTCCTCGCTCTCAACCTGAACGGCAGCGTGAAGGGCGGGGACAGGGCGGGCAAGAAAATCGTCCCGCTCGCCGGCGGTGAACTGGATCTCCAACTTTTGGCGGTCATCGCGAAGAGTGGTTACGCCGGACCAATCGGCATTTTGGGGCACACGTCTGATGATGCAGCCGAGCGTCTCGCGGACAACCTCGACGGTTTGAAGTGGCTCGTTCCGCAACTCGGTGGGAAGGAACCAGCGGATAAGCCAAAATACCGCACGTGGAAGTGA